In Mongoliitalea daihaiensis, one DNA window encodes the following:
- a CDS encoding alpha/beta fold hydrolase produces MKKETCFLVLLMMWASSLMGQNEFEGIPYPFPVKKLTLSTGDTMAYMDEGSGEVLVFIHGLGSYGPAWEKNIAGLRNNFRCIVVDLIGYGKSSKTEETYLLTDQSAFVQDLMQQLEVKGYHLVGHSMGGQIAIHHAHTFPEYVKSLILVAPAGIETFSEQQKGFFEMITPTAIAAASDTEIEVNLKKNFYSFPSDAQFMIDDRIAIKQDPQFKYYSSMVVNGIRGMVRQPVAEILPVLKVPTLVIYGEQDELIPNKLLNPELSTISVAESAGKLIPQATIELISQAGHMLMFERSEVVNRLIRDFIE; encoded by the coding sequence ATGAAAAAAGAGACATGCTTCCTAGTATTACTTATGATGTGGGCTTCCTCATTGATGGGACAAAATGAATTTGAAGGGATTCCCTATCCTTTCCCTGTAAAAAAATTAACCTTATCGACTGGGGATACAATGGCCTATATGGATGAGGGTTCAGGAGAGGTGTTGGTTTTTATTCACGGTTTGGGTAGCTATGGACCAGCTTGGGAAAAAAATATTGCAGGTTTACGGAATAATTTTCGCTGCATAGTAGTGGATTTGATAGGCTATGGTAAGTCTTCCAAGACAGAAGAGACCTATTTACTTACTGATCAATCTGCATTTGTTCAGGATTTGATGCAGCAACTAGAAGTTAAAGGATACCACTTAGTAGGCCATTCGATGGGAGGTCAAATTGCTATCCATCATGCACATACTTTTCCCGAATATGTTAAATCATTGATTTTAGTAGCTCCAGCAGGAATCGAAACTTTTTCAGAACAACAAAAAGGTTTTTTTGAGATGATTACACCTACTGCAATAGCAGCTGCTTCAGATACAGAAATTGAGGTAAATCTGAAGAAGAACTTTTATTCTTTTCCTTCGGATGCCCAATTTATGATAGATGATAGAATAGCAATAAAACAGGATCCTCAGTTTAAGTACTACAGCAGTATGGTGGTCAATGGCATTCGCGGGATGGTCAGACAACCTGTTGCGGAAATCTTGCCTGTTTTGAAAGTTCCTACCTTGGTAATTTATGGAGAACAGGATGAACTTATTCCCAATAAATTATTGAATCCAGAGCTCTCAACCATTTCTGTAGCAGAAAGTGCAGGCAAACTCATACCACAAGCTACTATTGAACTGATCTCTCAAGCAGGACATATGCTCATGTTTGAGCGCTCCGAGGTAGTCAATCGTTTGATTCGTGATTTTATAGAATGA
- a CDS encoding sodium:solute symporter family transporter — protein sequence MNVSNSLSTAVLALVLTYMAVILIFVFRGAKKTKSINDYALGNFLFSPTAVGLSLAASMTSAATFIINPGFVAYYGLSGVIAMAVVLPIAALGSLIILTKGFRKAGQTVKALTMAQWIGNMYKSKKFSLFFAFLSLLLITFIVLICVGLTKVLSASLQVDEIWMSLLLIGFIFGYMMFGGANSMVYTNMVQAILMVTVAIILLGSGFEHFSSGVYGFLDQLTAIDPLLGDWKNEQSPLFRDFFEIVICQLIVGVAIVCQPHIITKSLLLKSESHVNKFLWVAVLTEILFFSVVLVGLYVRILNPELMDEGKVIPVDNVVTWYVVNHFPVYMGLILILGLISAGLSTLEGLIQSLSITITSDIVHPLAGKLVNMDKNGIFINKIVIVLLAVVSFILTKDQLLNPNLSVGIFAQNGVYAYFSAAFFPVLYGTFRKETPVFAAFGASLTAVAVHFSVYYIPLTSYMQGPVKNPGIAAALAIVSSVVIGNLLILVDKKLKANQQQP from the coding sequence ATGAATGTTAGTAACTCTTTGAGCACAGCTGTTTTAGCCTTGGTACTTACCTATATGGCTGTGATTTTGATTTTTGTATTCCGAGGTGCTAAAAAAACAAAATCGATTAATGATTATGCGTTGGGAAATTTCTTGTTTTCCCCTACCGCTGTTGGACTAAGCTTGGCTGCTAGTATGACCTCAGCTGCCACTTTTATCATCAATCCTGGTTTTGTTGCCTACTATGGGCTGTCAGGGGTCATAGCTATGGCAGTAGTGCTGCCCATAGCTGCTTTGGGCTCCTTGATTATCTTGACTAAAGGTTTTAGAAAAGCTGGCCAAACAGTCAAAGCACTTACGATGGCTCAATGGATTGGAAACATGTATAAGAGTAAGAAGTTTTCGCTATTTTTTGCATTTCTTTCACTTTTACTCATCACATTCATTGTACTGATTTGTGTAGGGTTGACAAAAGTGTTGTCAGCTTCTTTGCAAGTGGACGAAATTTGGATGAGTCTTCTGCTTATTGGGTTTATTTTTGGTTACATGATGTTTGGGGGTGCCAATTCTATGGTTTATACCAACATGGTACAAGCTATCCTGATGGTTACAGTAGCGATTATCTTGCTGGGTTCTGGGTTTGAACATTTTTCTTCCGGTGTATATGGTTTTTTAGATCAACTGACTGCGATTGACCCGCTTTTAGGAGATTGGAAAAATGAACAAAGTCCCTTATTTAGAGACTTTTTTGAAATCGTCATTTGCCAATTAATTGTTGGTGTGGCTATCGTATGTCAACCTCATATTATTACTAAATCCTTGCTTTTGAAAAGTGAATCGCATGTTAATAAGTTTCTTTGGGTAGCAGTTTTGACGGAAATCCTGTTTTTTTCAGTGGTTTTGGTGGGTTTATATGTCCGAATTCTGAATCCTGAATTAATGGATGAAGGTAAAGTAATCCCTGTAGATAATGTGGTCACTTGGTACGTGGTCAATCACTTCCCTGTGTATATGGGATTGATACTCATACTAGGGCTGATTTCAGCAGGGTTGAGCACATTGGAAGGACTGATTCAATCCTTATCCATTACCATTACCTCCGATATCGTACATCCCTTAGCAGGGAAACTAGTGAATATGGATAAGAATGGTATTTTCATCAATAAGATTGTAATTGTCCTATTGGCAGTGGTCAGTTTTATCCTAACCAAAGATCAATTGCTTAACCCTAACCTTTCGGTTGGGATCTTTGCTCAAAACGGGGTTTACGCCTATTTTTCCGCAGCTTTCTTTCCTGTCTTGTATGGTACGTTTCGAAAAGAAACGCCTGTCTTTGCTGCCTTTGGTGCATCACTGACAGCTGTAGCGGTACATTTTTCGGTTTATTATATTCCGTTGACCTCATATATGCAAGGTCCTGTCAAAAACCCAGGTATAGCTGCTGCATTGGCTATAGTGTCTTCTGTGGTTATAGGAAATTTATTGATATTGGTAGATAAAAAATTAAAAGCTAATCAACAACAGCCATGA
- a CDS encoding alpha/beta fold hydrolase, with protein MKHYHQLPSGHRMYYEIRGNTDSKHPPFVFLNGLSQSTQAWLGVIQKDFGEEFTCILIDLIFQGESDSADQFKTFEEHAEDLHDLLSKLAYPTYHLAGISYGGAVAQRFIVDYPEKISQAYLISTFAAKNEYFNAIGLGWKKALLCGNYELMFDIMLPFVLGKSFFENPIISLETLKISKQHMSPATSDLLKLMEATEKSENYLMKLSHCKVPCIIIHGEEDILCTPEMGMEMAQHIPKNELIILPKVGHTLNLEAIDPLKNILALKAKAFENISGI; from the coding sequence ATGAAACACTATCATCAACTACCTTCTGGGCATCGTATGTATTACGAAATCAGAGGAAATACCGATAGTAAACACCCTCCTTTTGTCTTTTTGAATGGCTTATCTCAATCAACCCAGGCTTGGTTGGGAGTTATTCAAAAAGACTTTGGGGAAGAGTTTACATGTATCCTTATCGACCTGATTTTTCAGGGAGAAAGCGACAGTGCAGACCAATTTAAAACATTTGAGGAACATGCAGAAGATCTTCATGATCTATTATCTAAACTTGCATACCCCACCTACCATTTGGCCGGTATTTCCTATGGTGGCGCTGTAGCTCAACGTTTTATCGTGGACTATCCGGAAAAAATAAGTCAAGCCTATTTAATTTCTACATTTGCAGCAAAAAATGAGTATTTCAATGCGATTGGTTTGGGTTGGAAAAAAGCTCTTTTATGTGGAAATTATGAATTGATGTTCGATATTATGCTTCCTTTTGTACTGGGAAAAAGCTTCTTTGAAAATCCCATTATCTCCTTGGAAACTTTAAAAATATCAAAGCAGCATATGAGTCCTGCAACCTCTGACCTACTGAAGTTGATGGAAGCAACCGAAAAATCAGAGAATTACTTGATGAAATTAAGCCATTGCAAAGTTCCTTGCATCATTATACATGGGGAAGAAGATATTCTTTGTACCCCAGAAATGGGAATGGAAATGGCTCAGCATATCCCAAAAAATGAATTGATTATCCTTCCAAAAGTAGGACATACACTGAATTTGGAAGCAATAGACCCATTAAAAAATATATTAGCACTCAAAGCCAAAGCATTTGAGAACATATCAGGCATTTAG
- a CDS encoding GSCFA domain-containing protein yields MQLTTTFPIPEARVKINHQSGIYAIGSCFSTVIGDKLVERKFPVLNNTFGTLFNPISIARVMEDALLEMPIDKNLIVVRDGLFLYYGMHSDVVAYSQDSLERLILKKQQQTRKVLEQASHVLITLGTAWVYEFGNGSEVVANCHKQPAHLFEKRLLHPDEIQKAFTSFLNLLVEINPNVQVIFTVSPVRHTKDGIPQNQLSKSVLRLAANDLEETYDFVHYFPSFEIMMDELRDYRFYKDDLIHPSHQAESYIWERFKQTWIDKRSFDLIEEFEAIKRDLMHKPFNPDSPAHLKFLDNLQKKLERYSRDFDFSKEQDMLRKQLQYRGK; encoded by the coding sequence ATGCAATTGACTACTACATTTCCTATCCCAGAAGCTCGGGTTAAAATCAATCATCAATCAGGTATATATGCGATTGGTTCATGTTTCTCAACAGTAATAGGTGATAAACTAGTAGAAAGGAAATTCCCGGTTTTAAACAATACTTTTGGGACACTTTTTAACCCAATTTCTATTGCCCGAGTGATGGAGGATGCTTTGCTGGAAATGCCTATCGATAAAAACTTGATTGTGGTGCGAGATGGGTTGTTTTTGTATTATGGCATGCATTCAGACGTTGTGGCCTATAGTCAGGATTCCTTGGAGCGGTTGATTTTAAAAAAACAACAGCAGACAAGAAAAGTATTGGAGCAAGCTTCTCATGTCTTGATTACACTAGGTACCGCATGGGTATATGAGTTTGGGAACGGGTCGGAAGTGGTTGCCAATTGCCATAAGCAACCGGCTCATTTATTTGAAAAAAGGCTGTTGCATCCGGATGAAATTCAAAAGGCTTTTACAAGCTTTCTAAATCTCCTCGTAGAAATCAACCCAAATGTTCAAGTGATTTTTACTGTCAGTCCAGTCAGACATACCAAAGATGGTATCCCTCAAAATCAGTTGAGTAAATCTGTACTTCGGTTGGCAGCAAATGATTTGGAAGAAACGTATGATTTTGTACATTATTTCCCAAGTTTTGAAATCATGATGGACGAATTGAGGGATTATCGCTTTTACAAAGATGACCTCATTCATCCTAGCCATCAGGCGGAAAGCTATATTTGGGAGCGTTTTAAGCAAACTTGGATAGACAAGCGATCATTTGATCTGATTGAAGAGTTTGAGGCAATTAAGCGCGATTTGATGCACAAACCATTTAATCCAGATAGCCCAGCTCATTTAAAGTTTTTAGATAATCTCCAAAAAAAACTAGAAAGGTATAGTCGGGATTTTGACTTTTCTAAAGAGCAAGATATGTTACGAAAGCAATTACAATATAGGGGGAAATAA
- the purL gene encoding phosphoribosylformylglycinamidine synthase: MIFFFQSPNNLVYAVQSAQPLAADALEKLSWLLGNAALLSENTINGQYLGPRKEMVTPWSTNAVEITLNMGILGIQRMEEFMPLNSGQKIDPMLQRVYQVLDQEIFDVHLNPEPIKSIEDIAAYSKQEGLALSEEEIDYLNDVSKSLGRLLTDSEVFGFSQVNSEHCRHKIFNGNFVIDGEEKPSTLFQLIKETSKRHPNRIVSAYKDNVAFVDGPTIQQFAPKRQDEADFFEIHTLDSVISLKAETHNFPTTVEPFNGAATGSGGEIRDRMAGGTASIPLAGTAVYMTSYARSEEGRSWEKNLQERKWLYQTPLDILIKASNGASDFGNKFGQPLICGSLLTFEHEEGNKNHGFDKVIMLAGGVGFTNKAYAKKSEPSKGDQIVVMGGDNYRIGMGGGAVSSVNTGEFSNSIELNAIQRSNPEMQKRVSNVIRAMAESADNPIISIHDHGAGGHLNCLSELVESTGGTIYVNKLPVGDPTLSAKEIVGNESQERMGLVVHPKDLPTLQKIAERERAPFYVVGETTGDMHFKFENSQTGEKPIDWDLAYMFGSSPKTILEDSTHVASFENVPYTVDQLKYYIQEVLQLEAVACKDWLTNKVDRSVTGRVVKQQTVGEIQLPLNNVAVMALDFTGAKGIATSIGHAPVAALANPEAGSRLAIAEAMTNLVWAPIEQGLQGVSLSANWMWPAKNPGENDRLYRAVQSISDFAIALGINIPTGKDSLSMTQKYPDGKTVYSPGTVIISTVAECSAPAKTVSPDLKPIEGTKVFYIDFSKDSAKLGGSSLAQVLNKIGNETPDILDPAYFGQAFMVIQKLIDEGLILAGHDISSGGLITTLLEMCFPSKTVGLHVKTDRLANADLVKALFAENPGVLIQVQEVEKVRALLENYGILYVSLAEVTSSGKVTFSDLSLELSVEEMRDSWFKSSYLLDKHQSGERLALERKQNYKLQSLSYTFREDWEGTFDAYRLNPYRRTGSGKCAAIIREKGVNGDREMAYSLWLAGFDVKDVHMTDLIAGRENLEDVQMIVFVGGFSNSDVLGSAKGWAGAFLYNEKAKAALDNFYARKDTLSLGVCNGCQLMVELGLIAKEHTQKPRMLHNESHKFESAFVNVTIPENKTIMLQSLAGQRLGVWIAHGEGKFYLPEGKDAYHVGMTYSYDAYPGNPNGSDYSVAGIASQDGRHLAIMPHIERSIKPWNWPHYPADRATDEVTPWIEAFKNAYKWIEKNS, translated from the coding sequence ATGATTTTCTTCTTTCAATCCCCAAACAATCTAGTCTACGCCGTACAATCGGCTCAACCCTTAGCGGCAGATGCACTTGAAAAATTATCTTGGCTATTGGGAAACGCAGCACTTTTGAGTGAAAATACGATCAATGGTCAATATCTAGGACCCAGAAAGGAGATGGTCACTCCTTGGTCTACCAATGCTGTCGAAATCACCCTGAATATGGGGATTTTAGGCATTCAACGGATGGAGGAATTTATGCCTCTCAATAGTGGCCAAAAAATTGACCCCATGCTTCAAAGGGTATATCAGGTGTTGGATCAAGAGATATTTGATGTGCATCTGAATCCTGAGCCGATCAAGTCTATCGAAGACATCGCAGCTTACAGTAAGCAAGAGGGATTGGCTTTAAGTGAAGAGGAAATAGATTATTTAAATGATGTAAGTAAGAGTTTAGGTAGGTTGTTGACGGATTCGGAAGTTTTTGGATTCAGTCAGGTGAATTCAGAGCACTGCCGGCATAAAATTTTCAATGGAAATTTTGTGATTGATGGAGAAGAAAAACCTTCTACACTTTTTCAATTGATCAAAGAAACTTCTAAAAGGCACCCTAACCGCATTGTCTCAGCCTATAAAGATAATGTCGCTTTTGTAGATGGCCCGACTATTCAGCAGTTTGCACCTAAAAGACAAGACGAAGCTGATTTTTTTGAAATTCATACTCTTGATTCAGTTATTTCTTTGAAAGCAGAAACACATAATTTCCCTACCACCGTAGAGCCTTTTAATGGTGCTGCTACAGGTTCTGGAGGTGAGATTCGGGATCGGATGGCTGGTGGTACAGCGTCTATTCCTTTAGCGGGTACCGCTGTTTATATGACTTCTTATGCCCGATCGGAAGAAGGCCGCTCTTGGGAGAAAAATTTACAGGAAAGAAAATGGTTGTATCAAACACCGCTTGATATCTTAATTAAGGCTTCCAATGGTGCTTCTGATTTTGGTAATAAGTTTGGGCAACCCTTGATTTGTGGCTCTTTGTTGACTTTTGAACACGAGGAGGGAAATAAAAATCATGGATTTGATAAAGTCATCATGCTTGCGGGAGGTGTGGGATTTACGAATAAGGCATATGCTAAGAAATCAGAGCCTTCCAAAGGGGATCAGATCGTGGTGATGGGAGGAGATAATTACCGCATTGGTATGGGGGGAGGAGCTGTTTCTTCCGTCAATACAGGTGAATTTAGCAATTCCATTGAATTGAATGCGATCCAACGTTCAAATCCTGAAATGCAAAAGCGTGTTTCAAATGTCATTCGAGCAATGGCAGAAAGCGCTGACAATCCTATTATTTCAATTCATGATCATGGAGCCGGTGGTCACTTGAATTGCCTTTCTGAATTGGTTGAATCTACTGGCGGGACAATATATGTGAACAAATTGCCCGTGGGTGATCCTACTTTGTCAGCCAAAGAAATTGTCGGGAATGAATCCCAGGAGCGAATGGGTTTAGTTGTCCACCCCAAGGATCTACCTACCTTGCAAAAGATTGCTGAGCGGGAACGTGCTCCATTTTACGTAGTTGGAGAAACTACCGGTGACATGCATTTCAAGTTTGAAAATTCCCAAACCGGTGAGAAGCCTATAGACTGGGATCTCGCATATATGTTTGGTAGCTCACCTAAAACCATTTTGGAGGATAGCACCCATGTTGCTTCATTTGAAAACGTTCCATATACAGTAGATCAGTTAAAATATTACATTCAGGAAGTACTTCAATTAGAAGCAGTCGCTTGCAAAGACTGGTTAACCAATAAAGTAGACCGTTCTGTAACGGGAAGAGTAGTCAAACAACAGACAGTAGGGGAGATCCAACTACCTCTTAACAATGTGGCGGTAATGGCATTGGATTTCACAGGTGCCAAGGGAATTGCTACATCCATAGGGCATGCCCCGGTAGCCGCATTAGCCAATCCTGAAGCTGGTTCTCGTTTAGCAATTGCTGAGGCAATGACTAATTTGGTTTGGGCCCCAATCGAACAAGGGCTGCAGGGAGTTTCCTTGTCGGCTAACTGGATGTGGCCTGCTAAAAATCCAGGGGAAAATGATCGGCTTTATAGGGCAGTTCAATCAATTTCAGATTTTGCGATTGCCTTAGGGATCAATATTCCTACTGGGAAAGATTCTCTTTCCATGACTCAGAAATATCCTGATGGAAAGACGGTTTATTCCCCAGGAACTGTGATTATTTCCACCGTTGCCGAATGTTCGGCTCCAGCGAAAACAGTTTCTCCTGACTTAAAGCCTATTGAGGGAACAAAAGTCTTTTACATTGATTTTTCAAAAGACAGTGCTAAACTAGGAGGTTCTAGTTTGGCACAAGTTCTAAATAAAATCGGGAATGAAACGCCAGATATTTTGGATCCTGCGTATTTTGGACAAGCCTTCATGGTAATCCAAAAGCTAATTGATGAAGGGCTGATCCTTGCCGGCCATGATATTTCCTCAGGAGGATTGATTACTACACTACTCGAAATGTGTTTTCCATCTAAGACGGTAGGTTTGCATGTAAAAACGGATAGATTGGCAAATGCTGATTTGGTCAAAGCATTATTTGCAGAAAACCCAGGGGTGTTGATTCAAGTTCAGGAGGTGGAAAAGGTACGTGCTTTGCTGGAAAATTACGGGATTCTTTACGTATCCTTGGCTGAAGTCACTTCTTCTGGGAAAGTCACCTTTTCGGATCTTTCACTTGAATTATCGGTTGAGGAAATGCGTGACAGTTGGTTTAAATCTTCCTACTTATTGGACAAGCATCAGAGTGGTGAACGGTTAGCCCTTGAGAGAAAACAAAATTACAAATTACAATCTTTATCTTATACATTTAGAGAAGACTGGGAGGGGACATTTGACGCCTACCGGTTGAATCCTTACAGGCGAACAGGTTCTGGGAAGTGTGCTGCCATCATCCGAGAAAAAGGAGTGAACGGAGATCGAGAAATGGCTTATTCCTTGTGGTTAGCAGGCTTTGACGTCAAAGATGTTCATATGACAGATTTGATTGCTGGTAGAGAAAATTTGGAAGATGTCCAAATGATTGTGTTTGTCGGAGGATTCTCTAACTCTGATGTGTTAGGTTCTGCAAAAGGCTGGGCTGGTGCATTTTTATATAACGAAAAAGCGAAAGCTGCCTTAGACAACTTCTATGCTAGGAAAGATACGCTCAGTTTAGGTGTGTGTAATGGATGTCAGCTGATGGTTGAATTGGGTCTAATTGCCAAAGAACATACTCAAAAGCCAAGAATGTTGCACAATGAAAGTCATAAATTTGAGTCTGCTTTTGTTAATGTAACTATTCCTGAAAATAAGACGATCATGTTACAGTCATTGGCAGGTCAGCGATTGGGTGTTTGGATTGCCCATGGAGAAGGTAAGTTTTATCTTCCTGAGGGCAAAGACGCCTACCATGTAGGAATGACCTATAGCTACGATGCCTATCCTGGTAATCCAAATGGATCAGATTATTCCGTGGCGGGAATTGCTTCCCAAGATGGCAGACACTTGGCAATTATGCCACATATTGAGCGCTCTATCAAGCCATGGAACTGGCCTCATTATCCTGCTGATCGTGCTACAGATGAAGTCACTCCATGGATAGAAGCATTTAAAAATGCATATAAATGGATTGAGAAAAACTCATAA
- a CDS encoding YceD family protein produces MKFLRNYNIDIVKLREDNYTFSFDVTGEFFEHFKADEWVKGADMQITALLKKTSAVIEVDFQLTGTVRLICDRSLEEFDYPLNIEEKVIYKYGAAEQELSEDLFIITKDTPAINVAQLLYEFILIAIPAKKIHPDYLDEIDEEDFEGEGVYVYIDGEDNFEEDSPIDSNEKKEIDPRWAILNKLKAKD; encoded by the coding sequence ATGAAATTCTTGAGGAATTACAATATTGACATAGTAAAATTAAGAGAAGATAATTATACATTTTCTTTTGATGTCACTGGAGAGTTTTTCGAGCATTTTAAAGCGGATGAGTGGGTAAAGGGCGCGGATATGCAAATAACGGCTCTTTTGAAAAAAACCTCGGCAGTAATCGAAGTCGACTTCCAGTTAACAGGCACCGTGCGCTTGATTTGCGATAGAAGTCTAGAAGAGTTTGATTACCCTTTAAACATAGAAGAAAAAGTCATCTATAAATACGGTGCTGCTGAACAAGAATTAAGTGAAGATTTATTTATCATCACGAAAGATACACCCGCTATCAACGTAGCACAGTTGCTGTATGAATTTATATTAATTGCTATCCCAGCAAAGAAAATACATCCTGATTATTTGGATGAAATTGATGAAGAAGATTTTGAGGGAGAGGGAGTGTATGTATATATAGATGGAGAGGACAACTTTGAAGAGGATTCCCCTATCGATTCCAATGAAAAAAAAGAAATTGACCCACGTTGGGCGATATTGAATAAATTAAAAGCAAAAGATTAA
- the rpmF gene encoding 50S ribosomal protein L32: MAHPKRKISKTRRDKRRTHYKLTAPGLAQCPTTGEMHLPHRAFWLDGKLYYKGQVIMEKEVLA; the protein is encoded by the coding sequence ATGGCACATCCTAAACGAAAAATTTCGAAAACAAGAAGAGACAAAAGGAGAACACACTATAAGTTGACTGCTCCTGGATTGGCACAGTGCCCAACTACGGGCGAAATGCACCTTCCTCACAGAGCATTCTGGCTTGACGGTAAGTTATATTACAAAGGTCAGGTGATTATGGAAAAAGAAGTTCTTGCTTAA
- a CDS encoding beta-ketoacyl-ACP synthase III, producing MKKTRAVITGVHGWVPEYILTNRELETMVDTNDEWIVTRTGIKERRILKGDNQGTSVIGINAVKGLLEKTNTNPAEIDLIICATVTPDMPFPATANIIADGVGAKKSFSFDISAACSGFLYALTMGSQFIETGMHKKVIVVGADKMSSIIDYQDRATCIIFGDGGGAVLLEPTTEEVGVMDSLLHADGSGAPYLHMKAGGSRKPATVETINAREHYAFQEGSTVFKFAVTNMADVSARIMEKNNLKPDDIAWLVPHQANKRIIDATANRMGVGPEKVMLNIERYGNTTAGTLPLCLWDYEPQLKKGDNIILAAFGGGFTWGSIYLKWGYDGSNT from the coding sequence ATGAAAAAAACCAGAGCAGTGATTACTGGCGTCCACGGATGGGTTCCGGAATACATTCTAACCAATCGAGAGTTGGAAACTATGGTAGACACTAACGATGAATGGATTGTAACCAGAACTGGGATCAAGGAACGAAGAATCCTCAAAGGTGATAATCAAGGTACGTCAGTGATCGGAATCAATGCCGTCAAAGGACTCTTGGAAAAAACAAATACTAACCCTGCGGAGATTGATTTAATAATCTGTGCTACCGTCACCCCAGACATGCCATTCCCAGCTACGGCAAACATCATAGCGGACGGTGTAGGTGCAAAAAAGAGTTTCAGTTTTGATATTTCGGCAGCATGTTCTGGTTTTTTGTATGCCCTAACCATGGGTTCCCAATTCATTGAAACAGGCATGCACAAAAAGGTAATTGTTGTTGGAGCCGATAAGATGTCATCGATCATTGATTATCAAGACAGAGCAACATGTATTATTTTTGGAGACGGAGGTGGTGCAGTACTTTTAGAACCAACTACAGAGGAGGTTGGTGTTATGGATTCTTTACTTCATGCTGATGGATCGGGAGCACCCTATTTACATATGAAGGCAGGCGGGAGTAGAAAACCCGCAACTGTAGAGACAATCAATGCTCGTGAGCATTATGCTTTCCAAGAGGGATCTACTGTGTTCAAGTTTGCAGTAACCAATATGGCAGATGTAAGCGCACGGATCATGGAAAAAAACAATCTTAAACCAGATGATATTGCATGGTTAGTACCTCATCAAGCAAACAAACGAATCATCGATGCAACTGCGAATAGAATGGGAGTAGGACCTGAAAAAGTCATGCTCAACATCGAACGTTATGGGAATACTACCGCAGGAACCTTACCTTTGTGTTTATGGGATTATGAACCTCAGCTTAAAAAAGGGGACAATATCATCCTAGCAGCATTTGGAGGTGGATTCACATGGGGGTCCATTTACTTAAAATGGGGCTACGACGGATCAAATACGTAA
- the efp gene encoding elongation factor P, with product MASTADFKNGLCLEMNNDIYSIVEFQHVKPGKGAAFVRTKLKSLTTGKVLDKTYNAGEKVTTARVEKRPHQFIYVDDYGYNFMDTETFEQIPIAEKLIDRPNLLKEGQMVDILVHAENETPLTVELPPFVELMITYTEPGIKGDTATNALKPATVETGATVMVPLFVEQDTMIKVDTRDGSYSERVK from the coding sequence ATGGCAAGTACAGCAGATTTCAAAAATGGATTATGTCTAGAAATGAATAATGACATTTATTCCATTGTAGAATTTCAGCACGTTAAACCTGGCAAAGGTGCAGCTTTTGTAAGAACTAAACTTAAAAGCCTCACTACTGGTAAAGTTTTAGATAAAACTTACAATGCTGGAGAAAAAGTAACCACTGCTAGAGTAGAAAAAAGACCTCATCAATTTATCTACGTGGATGATTATGGATACAACTTTATGGATACCGAAACTTTCGAGCAAATTCCAATTGCTGAAAAGTTGATTGATAGACCTAACTTGCTAAAGGAGGGTCAAATGGTAGATATCCTAGTCCATGCGGAAAATGAAACACCACTTACTGTAGAACTACCTCCATTTGTAGAATTGATGATCACTTATACGGAGCCTGGCATTAAAGGTGATACTGCTACTAATGCATTAAAACCTGCAACCGTTGAAACAGGTGCTACTGTGATGGTTCCGTTATTCGTAGAGCAGGACACCATGATTAAAGTTGATACACGTGACGGTTCTTATTCAGAACGCGTAAAATAA
- the accB gene encoding acetyl-CoA carboxylase biotin carboxyl carrier protein, with translation MKAKEIQELIDFISNSGLAEVKIETEEFKLSIKKYSEAPAVKFEAAPAPAAAATPVAAPAPVAAPAPTVKEDTSSLIEIKSPMIGTFYRTPNPDADAFVNVGDSIKSGQTVCIIEAMKLFNEIESEVSGKIVKVLVENAQPVEYDQPLFLVDPAG, from the coding sequence ATGAAAGCAAAAGAAATTCAAGAGCTTATTGACTTTATATCAAATTCTGGATTAGCAGAAGTAAAAATTGAAACGGAAGAGTTTAAACTTTCAATCAAGAAATATTCAGAAGCCCCAGCCGTCAAATTCGAAGCTGCACCTGCGCCAGCTGCAGCAGCTACTCCAGTTGCTGCTCCTGCTCCCGTTGCTGCACCGGCACCAACTGTAAAAGAAGACACTAGCAGTTTGATTGAAATAAAATCACCTATGATAGGTACGTTTTATAGAACACCAAATCCAGATGCTGATGCTTTTGTCAATGTCGGTGATAGCATCAAGTCGGGACAAACTGTTTGTATTATCGAAGCAATGAAGCTATTTAATGAAATAGAATCAGAAGTTTCAGGGAAAATTGTAAAAGTATTGGTTGAAAATGCTCAGCCTGTAGAATACGATCAGCCATTGTTCTTAGTTGACCCGGCAGGATAA